CGATGACGTTATCACCTTGCGCGATATCCACACGAACAAATTGAAGGCCGTGATCAGGGCCTGCGGGGCATAAATTCAAACGCACAGGCGCCCCGCTATGAAGCCCTGTTCCAGCGATACTGATTGGTTTCGCTATCGTTTGTTGCATACTATACCGCCACTCTTTCCGCAATTGGGTGCACCTTACTGGTGCTTGCCCCTACCTAACCCTTAGGGTGCCAAAGGTGCAATTCACAGATTGTGACCCTTTGTAACAATCCCCGCTGCTTTCGGCGGGTTCCTGTAGATTTAAAATACGCGCGTTTATCACACTGTTTTCAAATAAGAAAAAGGCCGGCAATGCCGGCCTTTTCAAAAACACACTGACTCAGACGTTACCTGATCAGTTCGCCTGACGACGCAGGAATGCCGGAATTTCAATTCTTTCATCAGATGCCGATGGTGCTTGTTCTTCATCATACTGATGCATTGGCGGCGATACACGACGCTGTGCATTGGTGGCTGCACCTTCATTTCCATGTCCGGCCATACGGCTGATCAGTGACCCAATCCCGAAACGGGATCCGCCACGATCTGCCTCTGGCGCGGGGGAAGGTGCGGGCGCGGGCGCTACCGGTGCAGCAGGGCGCGCACGCGGCCCCCCATGTTCCGGACCCTTTTGAACAGCACGCTGCAAACGCGCCAGTGTCTCTGGCGAGGGGGTGCCCGGCGTGGGGCGACGCGGTGCGGTGAACTGAGCGGAAGGATGACTGTTCTGGCCGTTATCAAAGACAGAGTCGATGTCAAACCCGTCGTCATGCATCTGTTCGTTATAGGGTTGCGCGTCACGTCTGTCATGCGCCGCATGATGTGGATGCTGGGGTGCCATATCCTGCGGGTAGGGGTTGTGCTGCTCATAGCGCGGGGCTTGTGCAGGTTCCGGGTTCGCAGGGCGCATAGTTTCCCGTGCAAACAGGTTCTGCTGCTCCGGTTCGGAACGGGCAGCAGGGTTTTCCATGCGCTGCGGCTGATATTGAGGCTGATGCTGCGGCTGGTAATGCTGCGGCTGCGGATTTGCAGGGGCCTGCGCACTCATCGGTGCAGGCTGCTGCTCGACCGGCTGTGGTGCAGGTTCGCTTGGGCGTGCTGCGCGTTCGGGGGCCGGAACCGGCGTCGACAGGCTGCGGCGCGGCAGGTCCTCTGCCTGGGTGTTCTGCACCGCATCAATACCAGTTGCCACAACCGACACACGCAGCGCGCCTTCCATTGCGGGGTCCAGCGTGGAGCCGACGATGATGTTCGCCTCCGGGTCGACCTTTTCGCGAATGCGGTTTGCGGCTTCGTCCAGTTCGAACAATGTCAGGTCATAGCCACCGGTGATGTTGATCAACACACCGCGTGCGCCATGCAGGCTGATTTCGTCCAGCAGCGGGTTGGCAATCGCTTTTTCTGCGGCCTGAACGGCGCGATCTTCGCCTGTCGCCTCGCCCGTTCCCATCATGGCCTTGCCCATTTCGTCCATCACGGCGCGAACATCGGCAAAGTCCAGGTTGATCAGGCCGGGGCGCACCATCAGGTCCGTCACACCCTTGACGCCCTGATACAGCACGTCATCGGCCATGGCGAAGGCTTCGGTGAAGGTGGTTTTCTCATTCGCCAGCCGGAACAGGTTCTGGTTGGGAATGATGATCAGCGTATCAACAACCTTTTGCAGCGCCTCGACACCTTCTTCGGCCTGACGCATGCGCTTGGCACCTTCAAACTGGAAGGGCTTGGTCACCACGCCAACGGTCAGGACACCCAGTTCACGCGCGGCCTGCGCGATGATCGGTGCCGCACCTGTGCCGGTGCCGCCGCCCATGCCAGCGGTGATAAAGCACATATGCGACCCTGCCAGATGGTCGATGATTTCCTCGATGGTTTCTTCCGCGGCGGCGCAACCGACCGAAGGCCGCGCGCCTGCGCCCAGTCCTTCGGTAATCTTTACACCCATCTGGATGCGGCCCGGTGCCTTGCTTTGCTGAAGCGCCTGCGCGTCGGTATTGGCGACGACGAAATCGACCCCCTCCAACTGTTTGTCGATCATGTTATTGACCGCATTGCCGCCTGCGCCACCCACACCGAACACGGTAATTCTGGGGGCCAGTTCCTGATGTGTATCAGCTTCTACAAAATTCAATGCCATGATCACTCCGCCTCGTTTTTTTCCGAACCCTGCCCGCCAATGTCCCGCGTCAGGGTGCTGGTTTTGCTTGAATCTACAGTGCTTCGGCCTCTAGGTCATCAAAAAAGTCACATTTCCGCACCAAATATGGCAATTTTTTCATTCTGATTCGCTGGATTTCCACAAACACGACACATATAGCGCCTACCAGTTGTCCTTGAACCACTTCACAGCGCGTCGCAGGGACCGTGCCGGGTAGCTTTGGGTCGGCAAATCGAAATCCCACCATTCATCCTGCGGACTGGTTGCCAACAGGCTTAGCCCCACCGAACCGGAAAATGCAGGGCCGGATGCGGCTTGTGGCAGACCGCGCACGCGCACCGGACGCCCCAGACGCACCTGCTGGCCGAAGATCCGTGCAGCCAGTCCGTCAATGCCCGGAATTTGTGCGCCACCCCCTGTCAGGACAACCTGCTGGCTGGGCAGGTAGCCAAACCCTGCCGCATCCAGCCGCGCGCGGACATCTTCCAGAATTTCCTCGATCCGCGGGCGCATGATGCCGATCAGCTCGGCGCGGCTGACGGTCCGGCGATCTTTTTCCCAGTCGCCGGAATTGCCGCCGATCTCGATCATCTCGCGGTCGTCCATGGACGTGGCCTGCACCCCGCCATGCACAGTCTTGATACGTTCCGCAGTGGTCATGTCCACTTGCAGGCCCTTGGCGATGTCAAGTGTCACATGCGCGCCGCCCAGACGCACAGTATCGGTAAAGATCATGTGCTTCTTGATGAAGATGGACACACCTGATGTGCCCGCACCCAGATCGATACAGGCCGCGCCCAGTTCTTTTTCATCCTCGACCAGCGCGGCCATCCCGCTGGCGTAGCCACTGGCGGCAATGCCTGCCAGTTCCACATCACAGCGTTTCAGGCAGTTGCAGATATTTTGCACAAGCGATGTATCGACCGTCACCATATGCATATCGCAGGCCAGTTGCTGGCCGATCTGGCCGCGCGGGTCCGACAGGCCAGTGCGGTGGTCCAGCGCGAAATTGATGGGCTGTGCATGCAACACATCCCGCCCGACCCCGAAATCGGGCACATCACACGCAGCCATCACCCGCGAGATGTCATTTTCAACGACGGTGTTGCCCTCGACATCGACCTCGCCCGCCAACCCATAGGACCGGATTGCCCCGCCGGACACACAAACGATCACATGATCAACGCGTGTCTGCGCCATTTTCTGTGCAGCCTGCAATGCAGTGCGCAGCGCAGTTTCGGTTTCGGTCATTGCCGCGATTTCACCCAGACGCACCCCGCGCGAGCGCGTTGTGCCCGCACCGATCACGCGAAACCCCGCCTGCCCCCCCAGATTGCCAATGCTTGCGGCCTTGGGTTCCGGCC
Above is a window of Roseinatronobacter sp. S2 DNA encoding:
- the ftsZ gene encoding cell division protein FtsZ, with the translated sequence MALNFVEADTHQELAPRITVFGVGGAGGNAVNNMIDKQLEGVDFVVANTDAQALQQSKAPGRIQMGVKITEGLGAGARPSVGCAAAEETIEEIIDHLAGSHMCFITAGMGGGTGTGAAPIIAQAARELGVLTVGVVTKPFQFEGAKRMRQAEEGVEALQKVVDTLIIIPNQNLFRLANEKTTFTEAFAMADDVLYQGVKGVTDLMVRPGLINLDFADVRAVMDEMGKAMMGTGEATGEDRAVQAAEKAIANPLLDEISLHGARGVLINITGGYDLTLFELDEAANRIREKVDPEANIIVGSTLDPAMEGALRVSVVATGIDAVQNTQAEDLPRRSLSTPVPAPERAARPSEPAPQPVEQQPAPMSAQAPANPQPQHYQPQHQPQYQPQRMENPAARSEPEQQNLFARETMRPANPEPAQAPRYEQHNPYPQDMAPQHPHHAAHDRRDAQPYNEQMHDDGFDIDSVFDNGQNSHPSAQFTAPRRPTPGTPSPETLARLQRAVQKGPEHGGPRARPAAPVAPAPAPSPAPEADRGGSRFGIGSLISRMAGHGNEGAATNAQRRVSPPMHQYDEEQAPSASDERIEIPAFLRRQAN
- the ftsA gene encoding cell division protein FtsA, coding for MIDPYSSQRAMRHMRRAAMQRGVVAVLDIGTYKVAALVLKVDPMGPEPKAASIGNLGGQAGFRVIGAGTTRSRGVRLGEIAAMTETETALRTALQAAQKMAQTRVDHVIVCVSGGAIRSYGLAGEVDVEGNTVVENDISRVMAACDVPDFGVGRDVLHAQPINFALDHRTGLSDPRGQIGQQLACDMHMVTVDTSLVQNICNCLKRCDVELAGIAASGYASGMAALVEDEKELGAACIDLGAGTSGVSIFIKKHMIFTDTVRLGGAHVTLDIAKGLQVDMTTAERIKTVHGGVQATSMDDREMIEIGGNSGDWEKDRRTVSRAELIGIMRPRIEEILEDVRARLDAAGFGYLPSQQVVLTGGGAQIPGIDGLAARIFGQQVRLGRPVRVRGLPQAASGPAFSGSVGLSLLATSPQDEWWDFDLPTQSYPARSLRRAVKWFKDNW